The following proteins come from a genomic window of Polaribacter dokdonensis:
- a CDS encoding tetratricopeptide repeat protein — protein sequence MKKKLIVLFLLAIVKVEAQTSTFAVSDSLFAKGRYKLALKELDKKEPSFLSNYKKAVIYESIDNYKKAALYLEKAIEFKDDEKANLKLAKNYRASGLSKKAIPIYEKLLVEASLNLVLKYQLGKMYVVNRRPKEAISTFKYLVKNDTNNANYSYYLGLAYALNGQRDPMINSFIATYKKDTTHLKAIKRLANSFLKLNDKDSTQLFVNKGLALNRNDIDLNKIKINQLYKDKKYLKAIPLLKNLDTIDKKETYSKAMLGRVFYYLDSLEQAKKIFSKLSFIDREDYKSNTYLGHIYFKQEEYNKAMMNYMIATNKGKEKRDEEYYGLARVFYNTKKPKQALRFFEEAYKENPSNYRALYQLATMSDDYYKDKKIAYRHYNKYYERFHKKDEGMTNFVRNRINEIKKAYFMKGETLK from the coding sequence ATGAAAAAGAAATTAATAGTATTATTTTTATTGGCAATAGTAAAAGTTGAAGCTCAAACTTCAACTTTTGCTGTTTCTGATAGTTTGTTTGCAAAAGGTAGATATAAATTGGCTTTAAAAGAATTAGATAAAAAGGAACCTTCCTTTTTATCTAATTATAAAAAAGCAGTAATCTATGAGTCTATAGATAATTATAAAAAAGCTGCACTTTATTTAGAGAAGGCAATTGAATTTAAAGATGATGAAAAGGCCAATCTAAAGTTGGCTAAAAATTATAGAGCAAGTGGTTTGTCTAAAAAAGCCATTCCTATATATGAAAAGCTTTTAGTTGAGGCTTCTTTAAATTTAGTTTTAAAGTATCAATTGGGTAAAATGTATGTAGTAAATAGAAGGCCAAAAGAAGCAATTTCAACATTTAAGTATTTAGTTAAGAATGATACAAATAATGCAAATTATTCTTATTACTTAGGTTTGGCATATGCTTTGAATGGGCAAAGAGATCCTATGATTAATAGTTTTATTGCCACTTATAAAAAAGACACAACACATTTAAAAGCAATAAAAAGATTGGCTAATAGTTTTTTAAAGCTAAATGATAAAGATTCCACACAACTTTTTGTAAACAAAGGTTTGGCTTTAAATAGAAATGATATTGATTTAAATAAAATAAAAATTAACCAACTGTATAAAGATAAAAAGTATTTAAAAGCAATTCCACTTTTAAAAAATCTTGATACCATAGACAAAAAAGAAACGTATAGTAAAGCTATGTTAGGTAGAGTTTTTTATTACCTAGATAGTTTAGAACAAGCCAAAAAAATATTTTCAAAACTATCTTTTATTGATAGAGAAGACTATAAATCGAACACTTATTTAGGGCACATTTATTTTAAACAAGAAGAATATAATAAAGCTATGATGAATTATATGATTGCTACAAATAAAGGAAAAGAGAAACGTGATGAAGAATATTATGGTTTAGCTAGGGTGTTTTATAATACAAAAAAACCGAAACAAGCGTTACGTTTTTTTGAGGAAGCCTATAAAGAAAACCCATCTAATTATAGAGCATTGTACCAATTAGCAACTATGTCTGATGATTATTATAAGGATAAAAAAATAGCTTACAGACACTATAATAAATATTATGAGCGTTTTCATAAAAAAGATGAAGGCATGACAAATTTCGTGAGAAATAGAATTAATGAAATCAAAAAAGCCTATTTTATGAAAGGTGAAACTTTAAAATAA
- the obgE gene encoding GTPase ObgE, with protein MTEGNFVDYIKIYASSGKGGQGSAHLHREKYITKGGPDGGDGGRGGHIILRGDKNMWTLFHLKFKRHFRAEGGGAGSKSRSTGSDGEDIYVDVPLGTIIKDADTDEVIVEITEDKKEVVLLRGGKGGLGNWNFKSSTNQTPRYAQPGMDGAEGWFRIELKLLADVGLVGFPNAGKSTLLSVLTAAKPKIADYAFTTLKPNLGIVEHRNHQTFVMADIPGIIEGAAEGKGLGHRFLRHIERNSALLFLIPADADDINKEYEILLNELKKHNPELLDKDRLLAISKSDMLDDELQEEIKAELPKGVDALFISSVAQKGLQELKDKLWKMLN; from the coding sequence ATGACTGAAGGAAACTTTGTAGATTATATTAAAATATACGCTTCTTCTGGTAAAGGTGGACAAGGTTCTGCGCATTTACACAGAGAAAAATATATTACCAAAGGTGGTCCTGATGGTGGTGATGGAGGACGTGGAGGACACATCATTTTACGAGGAGATAAAAACATGTGGACGTTATTTCATTTAAAGTTTAAACGTCATTTTAGAGCAGAAGGTGGTGGAGCAGGAAGTAAAAGTAGAAGTACAGGTTCTGATGGTGAAGATATTTATGTAGATGTACCTTTAGGAACCATAATTAAAGATGCAGATACAGACGAAGTAATTGTAGAAATTACCGAAGATAAAAAAGAGGTGGTTTTGTTAAGAGGTGGTAAAGGTGGTTTAGGAAACTGGAACTTTAAATCTTCTACAAATCAAACTCCAAGATATGCACAACCAGGTATGGATGGTGCAGAAGGTTGGTTTAGAATTGAACTAAAATTATTAGCAGATGTTGGTTTAGTAGGTTTTCCTAATGCTGGTAAATCTACCTTACTATCTGTATTAACTGCTGCAAAACCTAAAATTGCAGATTATGCTTTTACAACACTAAAACCCAATTTAGGTATTGTAGAACATAGAAATCATCAAACTTTTGTAATGGCAGATATTCCTGGTATTATAGAAGGTGCTGCTGAAGGAAAAGGTTTAGGTCACAGATTTTTAAGACATATAGAGCGTAATTCTGCCTTACTTTTCTTAATTCCTGCAGATGCTGATGACATCAACAAAGAATATGAAATTTTGTTGAATGAACTTAAAAAACACAATCCAGAATTGTTAGATAAAGATCGTTTATTGGCAATTTCAAAATCTGATATGTTAGATGATGAATTACAAGAAGAAATTAAAGCTGAATTACCAAAAGGTGTAGATGCTTTATTTATTTCTTCTGTAGCTCAAAAAGGCTTACAAGAGCTTAAAGATAAACTTTGGAAAATGCTAAACTAA
- a CDS encoding adenylate kinase, whose translation MSILKLHDLYFKPFISKAEIHAIVKHLAEQVKHDLPKDEVPIFVGILNGCFLFAADFIREFNGDCEVSFVKLASYEGTSSTDNVKQLVGINEDLTNRTVIILEDIIDTGNTLQEIYNIFRNQNVKQLKVVSLFFKPDVFRKELPIDYIGKSIEDKFIVGYGLDYNGLGRNYPEIYQLSTAPKMKNIVLFGPPGAGKGTQAEFLKEMYQLVHISTGDVFRFNIKNSTELGLLAKKYMDEGDLVPDEVTINMLKAEVEKNPDANGFIFDGFPRTQSQAEALDAFLSDKGEQINGMIALEVPEDVLVTRLLERGKTSGRTDDTDESKIRNRFNEYNTKTAILKDYFDAQHKYYGINGVGSIEDITKRISEVFDTL comes from the coding sequence ATGAGCATTTTAAAACTTCATGATTTATATTTTAAGCCTTTTATAAGTAAGGCAGAAATACATGCAATTGTAAAACATTTAGCAGAGCAAGTAAAACACGATTTACCAAAAGATGAAGTTCCTATTTTTGTAGGAATTTTAAACGGTTGTTTTCTTTTTGCTGCAGATTTCATTAGAGAATTTAATGGAGATTGTGAAGTATCTTTTGTTAAATTAGCCTCTTATGAAGGCACATCATCTACTGATAATGTAAAACAATTAGTAGGCATTAATGAAGATTTAACCAATAGAACTGTAATTATATTAGAAGATATTATAGATACTGGAAACACACTTCAAGAAATTTATAATATATTTAGAAATCAGAACGTAAAGCAACTTAAAGTTGTATCATTATTTTTTAAACCAGACGTTTTTAGAAAAGAATTACCTATAGATTATATTGGTAAAAGTATAGAAGACAAGTTTATTGTTGGATATGGTTTAGATTACAATGGTTTAGGAAGAAATTATCCAGAAATATATCAATTATCAACAGCACCAAAAATGAAAAACATCGTATTATTTGGCCCTCCAGGAGCAGGAAAAGGAACTCAAGCAGAATTTTTAAAAGAAATGTATCAATTGGTACATATTTCTACTGGAGATGTTTTTAGATTTAATATCAAAAATTCTACTGAGCTAGGCTTATTAGCAAAAAAATATATGGATGAAGGTGATTTAGTGCCTGATGAAGTAACTATAAATATGCTAAAAGCAGAAGTAGAGAAAAACCCAGATGCCAATGGTTTTATCTTTGATGGTTTTCCTAGAACACAATCTCAAGCAGAAGCTTTAGACGCCTTCTTAAGCGATAAAGGAGAACAAATTAATGGTATGATTGCTTTAGAAGTACCAGAAGATGTTTTAGTTACTCGTTTGTTAGAAAGAGGTAAAACTAGTGGAAGAACAGATGATACAGATGAAAGTAAAATTAGAAATCGTTTTAACGAATACAATACAAAAACGGCTATTCTAAAAGATTACTTTGATGCACAGCATAAATATTATGGTATTAATGGTGTTGGTTCTATAGAAGATATTACAAAAAGAATTTCTGAAGTTTTTGATACGTTATAG
- the secDF gene encoding protein translocase subunit SecDF, with amino-acid sequence MQNKGLIKLFAILFGLVSLYQLSFTFLANKVEDDAVEYSNERGVDSDARAKAKFERTYLDSVANKEIIDLGIAQYTYNDVKDKEMNLGLDLKGGINAILQVSVKEVLKSLSNDSKNVAFNTALEKADERQKNSNLNYLDLFFEEFQKVAGDTKLSDPSIFGTKALSDKISFDEANITVRETLQEEINSSIGTAFEVLRSRIDKFGVTQPNIQRIGNSGRIQIELPGAKDIERVTKLITSKAELQFWGVYTNAEVQNFFFAANSKVAEMLKDDSVLEQEKDSTKQDDIDDLLGEEADSTKVQKSLFTYLYPNVAQSQQQLSSVVASARVLDTAMVNDLLSKKEVRALLPTEIKYAKFLWDYKSVEGADGADVISLYAIKGNRNDKPTIEGDVILDAGQVFDQLNKPEVSMTMNSSGTKQWAKMTADNIGNFVAVVLDDYVYTAPSVNQVISGGRTSISGGSMTVAEAEDISTVLKAGKLPATARIIQIEVVGPSLGQEAIDASFLSFGLAIILVLLWMILYYGKAGAYANVALIVNILFIFGVLASFNAVLTLPGIAGIILTIGMSVDANVIIFERIKEGLFKKKGLKQSVEEGFSIKGALSAIIDANITTLLTGIILYVFGTGPIKGFALTLMIGIATSLFTAVFITRLLIDSSVNKGSNLTFNTSVSKGWFQNINVEFLKKRKIAYIISGAIILAGIASIFSIGLKQGVDFKGGRSYVVRFDQDMNATEVAGTLKDAFGSAPEVKTYGQANQLKITTVYKIEEEGTEVDEEVQNTLFTGLQPYLGDTSYENFKPGFEKQGAGVMSFMKVEPTIADDIKTSALYAVFGSLIVVFLYILLRFRKVSFSLGAVIAVFHDVLIVLGVFSITYNFMPFDMEIGQSFIAAILTVVGYSLNDTVVIFDRIREFAGSYPNWKYSKVVDSALSSTLGRTINTSLTTLLVMLAIFLFGGDSIKGFMFALIVGVVVGTYSSLFVATPIMYDSSKKEEKKK; translated from the coding sequence ATGCAAAACAAAGGATTAATCAAATTATTCGCTATTCTTTTTGGATTAGTGAGTTTATACCAACTTTCATTTACTTTCTTAGCCAATAAGGTAGAAGATGATGCAGTAGAATACTCTAATGAAAGAGGTGTAGATAGTGATGCTAGAGCAAAAGCTAAATTCGAAAGAACATATTTAGACAGTGTTGCTAACAAAGAAATTATAGATTTAGGTATTGCACAATACACTTATAATGATGTAAAAGACAAAGAAATGAATCTTGGTCTTGACTTGAAAGGTGGTATTAATGCAATCTTACAAGTATCTGTAAAAGAAGTATTAAAAAGTTTATCTAACGATTCTAAAAACGTAGCTTTTAATACTGCTTTAGAAAAGGCAGATGAAAGACAAAAAAATAGTAACTTAAATTATTTAGACTTATTTTTTGAAGAATTTCAAAAAGTAGCAGGTGATACTAAGTTAAGTGATCCTTCAATTTTTGGTACAAAAGCATTAAGTGATAAAATCTCTTTTGATGAAGCAAACATTACTGTAAGAGAAACATTACAAGAAGAAATTAACAGTTCTATTGGTACTGCTTTTGAAGTTTTAAGAAGTAGAATAGATAAGTTTGGCGTAACACAACCAAATATTCAGAGAATTGGAAATTCTGGTAGAATTCAAATTGAATTACCAGGAGCAAAAGACATAGAACGTGTTACAAAATTAATTACTAGTAAAGCTGAATTACAGTTTTGGGGAGTATATACAAATGCAGAAGTTCAAAACTTTTTCTTTGCTGCAAATTCTAAAGTAGCAGAAATGCTAAAAGATGATTCTGTTTTAGAACAAGAAAAAGATTCTACTAAGCAAGATGATATTGATGATCTATTAGGTGAAGAAGCAGATTCTACTAAAGTTCAAAAAAGCTTATTTACTTACTTATATCCAAACGTGGCTCAGTCTCAACAACAATTAAGTTCTGTAGTTGCAAGTGCTAGAGTTTTAGATACAGCAATGGTTAATGACTTACTTTCTAAAAAAGAAGTAAGAGCATTATTACCAACTGAAATTAAGTATGCTAAATTTTTATGGGATTATAAATCTGTAGAAGGTGCTGATGGTGCTGATGTTATTAGTTTATATGCTATAAAAGGAAATAGAAATGACAAACCAACAATTGAAGGTGATGTTATTTTAGATGCTGGTCAAGTATTTGATCAATTAAACAAACCAGAAGTTTCAATGACAATGAATAGCTCTGGAACAAAACAATGGGCTAAAATGACAGCTGATAACATTGGTAATTTTGTTGCAGTAGTTTTAGATGATTATGTTTATACTGCTCCATCTGTTAACCAAGTTATTTCTGGAGGTAGAACTTCTATCTCTGGTGGAAGTATGACTGTTGCTGAAGCAGAAGATATTTCTACAGTATTAAAAGCTGGTAAATTACCTGCAACTGCAAGAATTATTCAAATAGAAGTAGTTGGGCCATCTTTAGGACAAGAAGCAATTGATGCCAGTTTCTTATCTTTTGGGTTAGCAATTATCTTAGTATTATTATGGATGATTTTATATTATGGTAAAGCAGGTGCTTATGCAAATGTTGCCTTAATTGTAAACATTTTATTCATTTTTGGAGTTTTAGCATCATTTAATGCTGTATTAACTTTACCAGGTATTGCTGGTATTATCTTAACAATTGGTATGTCTGTAGATGCCAACGTTATTATTTTCGAAAGAATTAAAGAAGGTCTTTTCAAAAAGAAAGGTTTAAAGCAATCTGTAGAAGAAGGTTTCTCTATTAAAGGAGCTTTATCTGCAATTATCGATGCAAATATTACAACCTTATTAACAGGTATTATTCTTTATGTTTTTGGTACAGGACCAATTAAAGGTTTTGCATTAACATTAATGATTGGTATTGCAACATCATTATTTACAGCTGTATTCATTACACGTTTGTTAATTGATAGTTCTGTAAACAAAGGATCTAACCTTACTTTTAACACATCTGTATCTAAAGGATGGTTCCAAAACATAAATGTAGAGTTCTTAAAGAAACGTAAGATTGCATACATTATTTCTGGTGCTATTATTTTAGCAGGTATTGCTTCTATTTTTTCTATAGGATTAAAGCAAGGTGTAGATTTTAAAGGAGGTAGATCTTATGTAGTTCGTTTTGACCAAGACATGAATGCTACAGAAGTAGCAGGTACTTTAAAAGATGCCTTTGGTTCTGCTCCTGAAGTAAAAACTTACGGACAAGCAAATCAATTAAAAATTACAACTGTTTACAAAATTGAAGAAGAAGGTACAGAAGTTGATGAAGAAGTACAAAATACTTTATTTACTGGTTTACAGCCTTATTTAGGTGATACTTCTTACGAGAACTTTAAGCCAGGTTTCGAAAAGCAAGGTGCAGGTGTTATGAGTTTTATGAAAGTAGAACCAACAATTGCAGATGACATTAAAACATCAGCTTTATATGCTGTATTTGGTTCATTAATTGTAGTTTTCTTATACATCTTATTACGTTTTAGAAAAGTATCATTCTCATTAGGTGCTGTAATTGCAGTTTTCCATGATGTATTAATTGTACTTGGTGTTTTCTCTATTACATATAACTTTATGCCTTTTGATATGGAAATTGGCCAATCATTTATTGCAGCCATACTTACAGTAGTAGGATACTCCTTAAATGATACAGTGGTTATATTCGATAGAATTAGAGAATTTGCTGGTTCTTATCCAAATTGGAAATACAGCAAAGTTGTAGATTCAGCATTAAGCTCTACATTAGGTAGAACTATAAATACTTCTTTAACTACATTATTAGTAATGTTAGCGATCTTCTTATTTGGTGGTGACTCTATTAAAGGATTTATGTTTGCCTTAATTGTGGGTGTTGTAGTAGGTACATACTCATCATTATTTGTGGCAACACCAATAATGTATGACTCTTCTAAAAAAGAAGAAAAGAAAAAATAA
- the mdh gene encoding malate dehydrogenase, whose amino-acid sequence MKITVVGAGAVGASCAEYIAIKNFASEVVLLDIKEGYAEGKAMDLMQTASLNGFDTKITGSTSDYSKTANSNICVITSGIPRKPGMTREELIGINAGIVKTVSASLIEHSPETIIIVVSNPMDTMTYLVHKTTGLPKNRIIGMGGALDSARFKYRLAEALEAPISDVDGMVIGGHSDKGMVPLTRLATRNSVPVSEFISEDRLEQVKQDTKVGGATLTGLLGTSAWYAPGAAVSGLVQAIACDQKKIYPCSTLLEGEYGLNDLCIGVPVVLGKNGIESIVEINLSDAEKNHLKESAEGVSKTNGLLEL is encoded by the coding sequence ATGAAAATTACAGTAGTTGGTGCAGGAGCAGTTGGTGCAAGTTGTGCAGAATATATAGCAATAAAGAATTTTGCTTCAGAAGTTGTTTTGTTAGACATCAAAGAAGGCTATGCTGAGGGTAAAGCAATGGACTTAATGCAAACAGCTTCTTTAAATGGCTTTGACACAAAAATTACTGGTAGTACTAGCGACTATTCTAAAACTGCAAATTCCAATATTTGTGTTATTACTTCTGGTATTCCAAGAAAACCAGGTATGACTCGTGAAGAATTAATTGGTATTAATGCAGGTATCGTAAAAACAGTTTCTGCTAGCTTAATTGAGCACTCTCCAGAAACTATTATTATCGTTGTTTCTAACCCAATGGATACTATGACCTATTTAGTTCATAAAACAACAGGTTTACCAAAGAACAGAATTATTGGTATGGGTGGAGCATTAGATTCAGCTCGTTTTAAATACAGATTAGCAGAAGCATTAGAAGCACCTATTTCTGATGTTGATGGAATGGTAATTGGTGGTCATTCAGATAAAGGGATGGTTCCTTTAACAAGGTTAGCTACTCGTAATTCTGTGCCAGTTTCAGAGTTTATTTCAGAAGATAGATTAGAGCAAGTAAAGCAAGACACAAAGGTTGGTGGTGCAACTTTAACTGGTTTATTAGGTACTTCTGCTTGGTATGCTCCAGGAGCTGCAGTTTCTGGTTTAGTACAAGCAATTGCTTGCGACCAAAAGAAAATATATCCATGTTCTACTTTATTAGAAGGTGAATATGGTTTAAATGACTTATGTATTGGTGTGCCTGTAGTATTAGGTAAAAACGGTATAGAAAGTATTGTAGAAATTAATTTAAGTGATGCAGAAAAAAACCACTTAAAAGAATCTGCAGAAGGCGTTTCTAAAACAAATGGTTTACTAGAACTATAG
- a CDS encoding DUF6588 family protein: MKKYTLILIGLFVFSFQSKAQDGFEGYLLADNNDRSKLIEAYINPAMKGLIYGMNNGWYHTAKVHKTLGFDISIGLNASLVPEEDEIFSLSGLTSINAGSINAATVAGSEDFTPLTTVNFVENGTTYSTTFNAPGGIKESLPLSAVPAPAVQVSLGLPAKFEINLRLVPKVGDDDVKGNLFGIGLKKEITDWFGPLDKTPLHVSLLAAYTTMTVDYNIESSGDITVQDGLAEFKLNAYTVEAIASLNFPIINLYGGIGYGSGNSTLNMLGDYTLSYGPVSRTISDPLTSEFDAGGFRTTAGLRLSLGFFKIFGSYTLQEYNTANLGVAFSFR; the protein is encoded by the coding sequence ATGAAAAAGTACACATTAATTTTAATAGGCCTTTTTGTCTTTTCGTTTCAATCGAAAGCACAAGATGGTTTTGAGGGCTATCTTTTAGCAGACAATAATGATAGAAGTAAGTTAATTGAAGCTTACATAAATCCAGCCATGAAAGGCTTAATTTATGGTATGAACAATGGATGGTATCACACAGCAAAAGTTCACAAAACTTTAGGTTTCGATATTTCCATTGGTTTAAATGCTTCTCTAGTTCCAGAAGAAGATGAAATATTTAGTTTATCTGGATTAACATCCATTAATGCAGGATCTATAAATGCAGCTACTGTTGCTGGTTCAGAAGATTTTACACCACTTACCACTGTTAATTTTGTTGAAAACGGAACTACCTATAGTACAACATTTAATGCTCCTGGAGGTATTAAAGAGAGTTTACCTTTAAGTGCTGTACCTGCACCAGCTGTGCAAGTTAGTTTAGGCTTACCTGCAAAATTTGAAATCAACTTAAGATTAGTACCAAAAGTTGGAGATGATGATGTAAAAGGAAACTTATTTGGTATAGGTCTTAAAAAAGAAATTACAGATTGGTTTGGTCCTTTAGATAAAACACCTTTACATGTTTCACTTTTAGCTGCTTATACAACTATGACTGTAGATTATAATATAGAAAGTAGTGGAGATATTACTGTACAAGATGGTTTAGCTGAATTTAAATTAAATGCCTACACAGTTGAAGCAATTGCTTCTTTAAACTTCCCTATTATTAATCTTTATGGAGGTATTGGTTATGGTTCAGGTAATTCTACCTTAAATATGTTAGGAGATTATACCTTAAGCTATGGCCCTGTAAGTAGAACAATTTCTGATCCATTAACATCAGAATTTGATGCTGGTGGATTTAGAACAACTGCTGGTTTAAGGTTAAGTTTAGGCTTCTTTAAAATCTTTGGTAGTTATACTTTACAAGAATACAATACAGCTAATCTAGGAGTTGCTTTTAGCTTTAGATAA
- the gyrB gene encoding DNA topoisomerase (ATP-hydrolyzing) subunit B: protein MSEEKKHSYDASSIQALEGMEHVRMRPSMYIGDVGVRGLHHLVYEVVDNSIDEAMGGYCDTIDVTINENNSITTKDNGRGIPVGLHKKEGVSALQVVMTKIGAGGKFDKDSYKVSGGLHGVGVSCVNALSDHLTATVHKEGKIWQQEYEKGKTLYPVKTIGETDFTGTIVTFLPDKSIFTQSTEYNYETLATRMRELAYLNKGITITLTDKRNTDDEGNFISETFHSDKGLPEFIEYLDSTREQLIANVISMEGEKNGIPVEVAMVYNTSYAENLHSYVNNINTHEGGTHLSGFRRGLTGTLKKYADESGLLKNVKFDIAGDDFREGLTAIVSVKVAEPQFEGQTKTKLGNREVTSAVSQAVSEMLTDYLEENPNDAKTIVQKVILAATARHAARKARDMVQRKSVMSIGGLPGKLSDCSETDPAQCEIFLVEGDSAGGTAKQGRDRNFQAILPLRGKILNVEKAMQHKVFENEEIKNMFTALGVSIGTEEDPRALNLSKIRYHKVVIMCDADVDGSHIATLILTFFFRYMKEMVEQGYIYIATPPLYLVKKGQKREYAWDDNQRDLIAQQMGGSVTIQRYKGLGEMNAEQLWDTTMNPEFRTLRKVVIDSPTEADRVFSMLMGDEVPPRRDFIERNAKYANIDV, encoded by the coding sequence ATGAGCGAAGAAAAAAAACATAGTTATGATGCTTCCAGTATCCAGGCATTAGAAGGTATGGAGCATGTTAGAATGCGTCCTTCTATGTACATTGGAGATGTTGGTGTTAGAGGTTTACATCATTTGGTTTATGAAGTAGTAGACAACTCTATTGATGAAGCAATGGGTGGTTATTGTGACACTATTGACGTTACAATTAACGAAAACAATTCTATTACTACTAAAGATAATGGACGTGGAATTCCTGTTGGTTTACACAAAAAAGAAGGCGTTTCTGCATTACAAGTAGTAATGACAAAAATTGGTGCTGGAGGTAAATTCGACAAAGACTCTTATAAGGTATCTGGAGGTTTACATGGTGTTGGTGTTTCTTGTGTAAATGCACTTTCAGATCATTTAACAGCAACAGTACACAAAGAAGGTAAAATTTGGCAACAAGAATACGAAAAGGGTAAAACTTTATATCCAGTAAAAACTATTGGAGAAACAGATTTTACTGGTACTATTGTAACTTTTTTACCAGACAAATCTATTTTCACGCAAAGTACAGAATATAACTACGAGACCTTAGCTACAAGAATGCGTGAATTAGCGTACTTGAATAAAGGAATTACAATTACTTTAACTGATAAAAGAAATACAGATGATGAAGGTAATTTTATCTCTGAAACTTTTCACTCTGATAAAGGTTTACCTGAATTTATTGAATATTTAGATTCTACTCGCGAACAATTAATCGCGAATGTAATTTCTATGGAAGGTGAGAAAAACGGAATTCCTGTAGAAGTTGCAATGGTATACAATACTTCTTATGCAGAGAATTTACATTCTTATGTAAACAATATTAACACGCATGAAGGTGGTACTCATTTATCTGGCTTCAGACGTGGTTTAACTGGTACTCTAAAAAAATATGCAGACGAATCTGGTTTACTTAAAAATGTAAAGTTTGATATTGCTGGTGATGATTTTAGAGAAGGTTTAACTGCTATTGTATCTGTAAAAGTTGCGGAACCTCAATTTGAAGGACAAACAAAAACCAAATTAGGAAATAGAGAAGTAACTTCTGCAGTATCTCAGGCAGTATCTGAAATGCTTACAGATTACTTAGAAGAAAATCCTAATGATGCTAAAACCATTGTACAAAAGGTAATTTTAGCTGCAACTGCAAGGCATGCAGCAAGAAAAGCCAGAGACATGGTTCAACGTAAAAGTGTTATGTCTATTGGTGGTTTACCTGGTAAATTATCTGACTGTTCAGAAACTGATCCTGCTCAATGTGAAATTTTCTTAGTTGAGGGAGATTCTGCAGGTGGAACAGCTAAACAAGGTAGAGACAGAAACTTTCAAGCAATACTTCCACTTCGTGGTAAAATCTTGAATGTAGAAAAGGCAATGCAGCACAAGGTTTTTGAAAATGAAGAAATCAAAAACATGTTTACTGCTTTAGGTGTTTCTATTGGTACAGAAGAAGATCCAAGGGCATTAAACTTATCAAAAATAAGATATCATAAAGTAGTTATTATGTGTGATGCCGATGTTGATGGTTCTCATATTGCTACCTTAATCTTAACATTCTTCTTTAGATATATGAAAGAAATGGTTGAGCAAGGATATATTTATATTGCTACACCTCCTTTATATTTAGTTAAAAAAGGACAAAAAAGAGAATATGCTTGGGATGACAATCAACGAGATTTAATTGCTCAGCAAATGGGAGGCTCTGTAACTATACAACGTTACAAAGGTCTTGGAGAGATGAATGCAGAACAACTTTGGGATACCACAATGAATCCAGAATTTAGAACTTTAAGAAAAGTTGTTATTGATAGTCCTACAGAAGCCGATAGAGTATTCTCTATGCTTATGGGAGACGAAGTTCCACCAAGAAGAGACTTTATAGAAAGAAATGCAAAATATGCTAACATAGACGTGTAA